A genomic stretch from Salarias fasciatus chromosome 10, fSalaFa1.1, whole genome shotgun sequence includes:
- the LOC115395728 gene encoding UDP-glucuronosyltransferase 2C1-like, producing the protein MGTVHLHRICGLFLVFSLCLVSCNGGNILVVPLDGSHWVNMKVILEELHSRGHNLTVIRASNSWYIPEESPLYTSISVEMDESMEDSVEVYLDEQLRAQREGASFWTFLKLTTHWMSTFSEVQEMWAEVFIKIVEDQKVLQSILDSKYELILTDPAIAVGLYLAKFLKLPVVLNVRWITSGEGHFALAPSPLSYIPVPGSGLTDKMNFIQRVKNFLFSSIDLFQQKFMVEPCYFAIREKYFEGKFDIISLLQEADIWLFRSDFVFDYPRPTMPNVVYIGGFQCKPAQPLPADLEEFVQSAGEDGVIIMTLGTLVNALPADLTDEVARVFAKLPQKVIWRHKGATPSTLGNNTLIVDWMPQKDLLGHTQIKLFVAHGGTNGVQEAIYHGVPVLGIPLFFDQYDNLLRLQDRGAAKILELSDLNADTFEQGIQEVLHTDSYRMNIQRMSRLHRDQPLAPMDQAVFWVEYVMRHKGAPHLRTEAYRMPWYSYYSLDVLLLMLTVLTALIVSTLGVFRFLCCRRRKKSKAKQN; encoded by the exons ATGG GAACTGTGCATTTGCATCGTATATGTGGATTATTTCTAGTCTTTAGTTTATGCTTGGTTTCCTGCAATGGAGGAAACATTCTGGTTGTCCCCTTGGACGGCAGCCATTGGGTGAATATGAAAGTTATTTTGGAAGAACTTCATTCAAGGGGACACAACCTCACCGTGATCAGGGCCTCCAACAGCTGGTACATTCCAGAAGAGTCTCCTCTCTACACCTCCATTTCAGTTGAAATGGACGAGAGCATGGAGGATTCCGTTGAAGTGTATCTAGACGAACAGCTGAGG GCGCAGAGAGAAGGAGCTTCATTCTGGACATTTCTCAAACTCACCACACATTGGATGTCCACGTTCTCTGAGGTTCAAGAAATGTGGGCTGAAGTCTTCATTAAAATTGTTGAAGATCAGAAAGTGCTCCAAAGCATTTTAGATTCAAAATATGAATTGATTCTCACTGATCCAGCTATAGCAGTGGGGTTGTACCTCGCTAAATTCCTTAAACTGCCTGTCGTGCTCAATGTGCGATGGATTACAAGTGGAGAAGGCCACTTTGCTTTAGCCCCGTCTCCACTGTCCTACATCCCAGTGCCAGGATCGGGCTTAACGGACAAAATGAATTTCATCCAGAGGGTCAAGAACTTTCTTTTCTCCAGCATCGACCTATTCCAGCAGAAATTCATGGTGGAGCCCTGCTATTTCGCTATCCGAGAGAAGTATTTTGAGGGCAAATTTGACATTATCTCACTCCTTCAGGAAGCAGACATTTGGCTGTTCAGGTcagattttgtgtttgattaCCCTCGACCCACAATGCCGAACGTCGTTTACATCGGAGGATTCCAGTGCAAACCGGCCCAGCCGCTGCCAGCGGACCTGGAGGAGTTTGTTCAGAGCGCCGGGGAGGACGGAGTGATCATCATGACTCTGGGAACTTTGGTCAACGCTTTGCCTGCAGATCTCACAGATGAAGTCGCCAGAGTGTTTGCCAAGTTACCTCAGAAG GTGATATGGAGACACAAAGGAGCGACTCCCTCTACACTGGGAAATAACACCCTTATCGTGGACTGGATGCCCCAGAAAGACCTCCTGGGCCACACGCAGATCAAGCTCTTCGTTGCTCACGGAGGAACCAACGGCGTCCAGGAGGCCATCTACCACGGCGTCCCGGTGCTCGGCATACCCTTGTTCTTCGACCAGTATGACAACCTCCTGCGCCTGCAGGACAGGGGAGCCGCCAAGATTCTGGAGCTGTCGGACCTCAACGCGGACACTTTTGAGCAAGGCATCCAGGAAGTGCTCCACACAGACAGCTACCGCATGAACATTCAGCGCATGTCTCGTCTGCACAGGGACCAGCCTTTGGCCCCCATGGACCAGGCCGTCTTCTGGGTAGAATACGTCATGCGTCACAAAGGGGCTCCTCATCTGCGTACCGAGGCCTACAGGATGCCCTGGTACTCATATTACTCTTTAGACGTGCTGCTCCTCATGCTGACTGTGCTGACTGCGCTGATTGTTTCTACTCTCGGTGTGTTTAGATTTTtgtgctgcagaagaagaaaaaagtcaaaagcCAAACAAAACTGA
- the LOC115395336 gene encoding UDP-glucuronosyltransferase 2A3-like yields the protein MKVILEELHSRGHNLTVIRASNSWYIPEQSPLYTSITVEMDESMEDSTEVFLDEQLRAQREGASFWNFLKLTTHWMSTFSEIQELWAEAFIKIVEDQKVLQSILDSNYELMLTDPSVAVGLYLAKFLKLPVVLNVRWITSGEGHSVLAPSPLSYIPVPGSGLTDKMNFIQRVKNFLFSSIDLFQQKVFMEPCYFAIRDKYFEGRFDIISLLQEADIWLFRSDFVFDYPRPTMPNVVYIGGFQCKPAQPLPADLEEFVQSAGEDGVIIMTLGTFVNALPADLTDEVARVFAKLPQKVIWKHKGATPSTLGNNTLIVDWMPQKDLLGHPQIKLFVAHGGTNGVQEAIYHGVPVLGIPLFFDQYDNLLRLQDRGAAKILELSDLNAETFEQGIQEVLHTDSYRTSMQRMSRLHRDQPLAPMDQAVFWVEYVMRHKGAPHLRTEAYRMPWYSYYSLDVLLLMLTVLTALIVSTLGVFRFLCCRRRKKSKAKQN from the exons ATGAAAGTTATTTTGGAAGAGCTTCATTCAAGGGGGCACAACCTCACCGTGATCAGGGCCTCCAACAGCTGGTACATCCCAGAACAGTCTCCTCTCTACACTTCCATTACAGTTGAAATGGACGAGAGCATGGAGGACTCCACTGAAGTGTTTCTAGACGAACAGCTGAGG GCGCAGAGAGAAGGAGCTTCATTCTGGAATTTTCTCAAACTCACCACTCATTGGATGTCCACGTTCTCTGAGATTCAGGAACTGTGGGCTGAGGCCTTCATTAAAATTGTTGAAGATCAGAAAGTGCTCCAAAGCATCTTAGATTCAAACTATGAATTGATGCTCACTGATCCATCTGTAGCAGTGGGGTTGTACCTTGCTAAATTCCTTAAACTGCCTGTCGTGCTCAATGTGCGATGGATTACAAGCGGAGAGGGCCACTCTGTTTTAGCCCCATCTCCACTCTCCTACATCCCGGTGCCTGGATCGGGCTTAACGGACAAAATGAATTTCATCCAGAGGGTCAAGAACTTTCTTTTCTCCAGTATCGACCTATTCCAGCAGAAAGTATTTATGGAGCCGTGCTATTTCGCTATCCGAGACAAGTATTTTGAGGGCAGATTTGACATTATCTCGCTCCTTCAGGAAGCAGACATTTGGCTGTTCAGGTcagattttgtgtttgattaCCCTCGACCCACAATGCCGAATGTCGTTTACATCGGAGGATTCCAGTGTAAACCGGCTCAGCCACTGCCAGCGGACCTGGAGGAGTTTGTTCAGAGCGCCGGAGAGGACGGAGTGATCATCATGACTCTGGGAACTTTTGTCAATGCTCTGCCCGCAGATCTCACAGATGAAGTCGCCAGAGTGTTCGCCAAGTTACCTCAGAAG GTGATATGGAAACACAAAGGAGCGACTCCCTCTACACTGGGAAATAACACCCTTATCGTGGACTGGATGCCCCAGAAAGACCTCCTGGGCCACCCGCAGATCAAGCTCTTTGTTGCTCACGGAGGAACCAACGGCGTCCAGGAGGCCATCTACCACGGCGTCCCGGTGCTCGGCATACCCTTGTTCTTCGACCAGTATGACAACCTCCTGCGCCTGCAGGACAGGGGAGCCGCCAAGATTCTGGAGCTGTCAGACCTCAACGCGGAGACTTTTGAGCAAGGCATCCAGGAAGTGCTCCACACAGACAGCTACCGCACGAGCATGCAGCGCATGTCTCGTCTGCACAGGGACCAGCCTTTGGCCCCCATGGACCAGGCCGTCTTCTGGGTAGAATACGTCATGCGTCACAAAGGGGCTCCTCATTTGCGTACCGAGGCCTACAGGATGCCCTGGTACTCATATTACTCTTTAGACGTGCTGCTCCTCATGCTGACTGTGCTGACTGCGCTGATTGTTTCTACTCTAGGTGTGTTTAGATTTCtgtgctgcagaagaagaaaaaagtcaaaagcCAAACAAAACTGA